In a genomic window of Curtobacterium flaccumfaciens pv. betae:
- a CDS encoding LLM class flavin-dependent oxidoreductase: MTVPDRITLVTALQGAGWHPAAWRAAGSAAHRLTSLRHWRDVVVEQDRLGVDAVTLEDSFTAGPTDPDGDLDTSTVVGRLDALLVASAVAPATRAIGLVPTVSVTHTEPFHVATGLQTLDHVSLGRAGWRIQVSPTTREAALFGRRPGGDDAATLFDEAREVAEVVSRLWDSWDDDAIIRDVTTGRFIDRDRIHNAAFSGSFVSVHGASIVPRSPQGRPPVFALAHRADAAALAVDAADVALVTPGFDGLEAQDALALVRDAEQTAGSDLRRPVLADLAVLIGSSPAAAADELAALDAAAGTRYAAGSGSDTSVLATTVPDLVARIGDLRALGYAGVRLRPLRIPIDSTAIARQLVPALVTAGLRADVASRPTADLRTRLGIAPAVSRYARPAVTGAGVGSVSSGVSA, encoded by the coding sequence ATGACCGTGCCCGACCGCATCACCCTCGTCACCGCGCTGCAGGGCGCCGGCTGGCATCCCGCCGCCTGGCGCGCCGCCGGCTCGGCAGCGCACCGGCTCACGAGCCTCCGGCACTGGCGCGACGTCGTCGTCGAGCAGGACCGGCTCGGAGTCGACGCCGTCACCCTCGAGGACTCCTTCACCGCCGGCCCCACCGACCCCGACGGCGACCTCGACACGTCGACCGTCGTCGGCCGCCTCGACGCGCTCCTCGTCGCGAGCGCGGTCGCCCCCGCGACCCGCGCGATCGGTCTGGTGCCGACCGTCTCGGTGACGCACACCGAACCGTTCCACGTCGCCACGGGCCTCCAGACCCTCGACCACGTCTCACTGGGGCGAGCCGGGTGGCGGATCCAGGTGAGCCCGACGACCCGCGAGGCCGCGCTGTTCGGCCGCCGACCCGGCGGCGACGACGCGGCCACGCTGTTCGACGAGGCCCGCGAGGTCGCCGAGGTCGTCTCCCGCCTCTGGGACAGCTGGGACGACGACGCGATCATCCGCGACGTCACGACCGGCCGCTTCATCGACCGCGACCGCATCCACAACGCGGCGTTCTCCGGTTCGTTCGTCTCGGTGCACGGCGCGTCGATCGTGCCGCGGTCGCCGCAGGGACGGCCGCCGGTGTTCGCGCTGGCACACCGCGCCGACGCGGCAGCGCTGGCCGTGGACGCCGCGGACGTCGCGCTGGTCACGCCCGGGTTCGACGGCCTGGAGGCGCAGGACGCGTTGGCACTCGTCCGTGACGCCGAGCAGACGGCCGGGTCCGACCTCCGTCGTCCGGTCCTCGCGGACCTCGCGGTGCTCATCGGGTCGTCGCCGGCAGCCGCCGCCGACGAGCTCGCCGCACTCGACGCGGCAGCCGGTACCCGGTACGCCGCCGGCTCCGGGTCGGACACGTCCGTCCTCGCGACGACGGTGCCGGACCTCGTGGCACGGATCGGGGACCTGCGGGCCCTCGGGTACGCCGGCGTCCGGCTCCGTCCGCTGCGCATTCCGATCGACTCGACCGCCATCGCCAGGCAGCTCGTCCCGGCGCTCGTCACCGCGGGGCTCCGCGCCGACGTGGCGTCCCGTCCCACCGCCGACCTGCGCACGCGGCTCGGCATCGCGCCGGCGGTCAGTCGGTACGCGCGTCCTGCCGTCACCGGTGCCGGTGTCGGTTCCGTCTCCTCGGGGGTCTCAGCATGA
- a CDS encoding NtaA/DmoA family FMN-dependent monooxygenase (This protein belongs to a clade of FMN-dependent monooxygenases, within a broader family of flavin-dependent oxidoreductases, the luciferase-like monooxygenase (LMM) family, some of whose members use coenzyme F420 rather than FMN.): MSAKRLVHLAAHFPGVNNTTVWSDDRAESQIAFSSFEHFARNAERGFFDFLFLAEGLRLREQKGRIHDLDVVGRPNTLAILAALAGVTEHIGLVGTLQTTFNEPVELAKQLATLDHLTDGRAGWNVVTSSDAFHGANFRRGGFLDHADRYTRAAEFVELSRELWDSWESDAIVANGSGAAGTLAAGAFADRSRIHDVDHHGPQFDVTGTFPVPRSPQRHPVIVQAGDSDEGRDLAAGHAEVIFSLHTEFDDARSFYGDVTERLERVGRSKDELLILPGATFVLGETADEAEERSRAIRRAQVSPATAIAFLEQVWNRDLSSYDVDGPLPSIEPDLEGADITRGRVRHTRDVPALVQSWRDLAAAEHLSIRDLVIRVSTRGGFVGTPAHIAAEIDRYVQERATDGFVVVPHTNPYGLDEFVDRVVPLLQERGVYRQSYDEGATLRQTLDLPGRVLDRQRVLA; the protein is encoded by the coding sequence ATGAGCGCCAAGCGTCTGGTCCACCTCGCCGCCCACTTCCCGGGCGTCAACAACACCACCGTCTGGAGCGACGACCGCGCCGAGAGCCAGATCGCGTTCTCGTCGTTCGAGCACTTCGCCCGGAACGCCGAGCGTGGGTTCTTCGACTTCCTGTTCCTCGCCGAGGGGCTACGGCTCCGCGAGCAGAAGGGCCGCATTCACGACCTCGACGTCGTCGGGCGTCCGAACACGCTCGCGATCCTCGCCGCCCTCGCCGGCGTCACCGAGCACATCGGCCTGGTCGGCACCCTGCAGACCACGTTCAACGAGCCGGTGGAGCTGGCGAAGCAGCTCGCCACCCTCGACCACCTGACCGACGGCCGCGCCGGCTGGAACGTCGTGACGAGCTCGGACGCGTTCCACGGTGCGAACTTCCGCCGTGGGGGATTCCTCGACCACGCCGACCGGTACACGCGAGCCGCCGAGTTCGTGGAGCTGTCGCGCGAACTCTGGGACTCGTGGGAGTCGGACGCGATCGTGGCGAACGGGTCGGGCGCCGCCGGGACCCTGGCCGCCGGGGCCTTCGCCGATCGCTCCCGCATCCACGACGTCGACCACCACGGCCCGCAGTTCGACGTGACCGGCACGTTCCCGGTGCCGCGCAGCCCCCAGCGGCACCCGGTGATCGTGCAGGCGGGTGACTCCGACGAGGGTCGCGACCTCGCCGCCGGGCACGCCGAGGTGATCTTCTCGCTGCACACCGAGTTCGACGACGCACGGAGCTTCTACGGCGACGTGACCGAGCGACTCGAACGGGTCGGACGGTCGAAGGACGAGCTGCTGATCCTGCCCGGCGCGACCTTCGTGCTCGGCGAAACGGCGGACGAGGCCGAGGAACGTTCCCGGGCGATCCGCCGCGCCCAGGTCAGCCCGGCGACGGCGATCGCGTTCCTCGAACAGGTGTGGAACCGTGACCTGTCGTCGTACGACGTCGACGGGCCGTTGCCCTCGATCGAGCCGGACCTGGAGGGCGCCGACATCACCCGTGGCCGCGTCCGTCACACCCGCGACGTCCCCGCCCTGGTGCAGTCCTGGCGGGACCTCGCCGCGGCCGAACACCTGTCGATCCGTGACCTGGTCATCCGGGTTTCGACCCGCGGCGGCTTCGTCGGGACGCCCGCACACATCGCCGCCGAGATCGACCGGTACGTGCAGGAGCGCGCCACCGACGGGTTCGTCGTCGTGCCGCACACCAACCCGTACGGGCTCGACGAGTTCGTCGACCGGGTCGTCCCGCTGCTGCAGGAGCGCGGCGTGTACCGGCAGTCGTACGACGAGGGCGCCACGCTCCGCCAGACGCTCGACCTGCCCGGACGGGTCCTCGACCGGCAGCGGGTGCTCGCATGA
- a CDS encoding LLM class flavin-dependent oxidoreductase: protein MSPVPLSVLDLVPVSSGSTPAEALANTVDLAQRAERAGYARYWLAEHHLNPGVAGSAPTIVIGAVAAATSTIRVGSAATLVGNVRGLQIAETFGTLAALYGPRIDLGLGRSGAPAPGTPKPPSLAPRTDQVVDGLLVPAPFEFRIAPGSRFALQGELLGRVPGDVDRFADELDLIRGLFAGTWSRDGAVIEAPPSAGAAVELWIHGSTGGESARIAGALGLPYGANYHTSPGTVLASVQAYRDAFCPGVLDAPHAIVSADVLVAPTAAEADQLGTGYAQWVHSIRSGVGAIEYPTPDEARAARLPDDAAASVADRLATRFVGDPAHVAERLETLRRVTGADELLVTTIAHDHDARVRSYELLAAEWAARADLREPAAAAR, encoded by the coding sequence ATGAGCCCGGTCCCGCTCTCCGTCCTCGACCTCGTGCCGGTGAGCAGCGGGTCGACCCCCGCCGAGGCCCTGGCGAACACGGTCGACCTCGCGCAGCGTGCCGAACGTGCCGGGTACGCCCGGTACTGGCTGGCCGAGCACCACCTGAACCCCGGGGTCGCCGGCAGCGCACCGACGATCGTCATCGGTGCGGTCGCCGCCGCCACCTCGACCATCCGGGTCGGCAGCGCCGCGACCCTGGTCGGCAACGTCCGCGGGCTGCAGATCGCCGAGACCTTCGGCACGCTCGCCGCGCTGTACGGGCCGCGCATCGACCTCGGGCTCGGCCGCTCAGGAGCACCAGCACCCGGCACCCCGAAGCCGCCGTCGCTCGCCCCGCGGACCGACCAGGTCGTCGACGGCCTGCTCGTCCCCGCGCCGTTCGAGTTCCGCATCGCGCCGGGCAGCCGGTTCGCCCTGCAGGGGGAGCTGCTCGGCCGGGTGCCGGGCGACGTCGACCGGTTCGCGGACGAACTCGACCTGATCCGCGGCCTGTTCGCGGGCACGTGGTCGCGGGACGGCGCGGTGATCGAGGCCCCGCCGTCCGCGGGCGCAGCCGTCGAGCTGTGGATCCACGGCTCCACCGGCGGCGAGAGTGCCCGGATCGCCGGCGCGCTCGGCCTGCCGTACGGCGCGAACTACCACACGTCGCCCGGCACGGTCCTGGCGTCGGTGCAGGCCTACCGCGACGCGTTCTGCCCGGGCGTGCTCGACGCGCCGCACGCCATCGTGTCGGCCGACGTGCTCGTGGCGCCGACCGCGGCCGAGGCGGACCAGCTCGGGACCGGGTACGCCCAGTGGGTGCACTCGATCCGCTCCGGCGTCGGGGCGATCGAGTACCCCACCCCGGACGAGGCTCGAGCGGCGCGGCTGCCGGACGATGCCGCCGCGTCGGTGGCGGACCGGCTCGCGACGAGATTCGTCGGCGACCCGGCACACGTCGCGGAACGGCTCGAGACGCTCCGACGGGTCACGGGAGCGGACGAGTTGCTCGTCACGACGATCGCGCACGACCACGACGCCCGGGTGCGCTCCTACGAGCTGCTCGCCGCGGAGTGGGCGGCGCGCGCCGACCTGCGGGAGCCGGCGGCCGCCGCGCGCTGA
- a CDS encoding transporter substrate-binding domain-containing protein, translating to MSTITPARWRNRAGFLVLAAGVVVALAGCSAGASADTSGAPDGSVTIGAASNGAAKETTLEVTEDTKLHDALPAAVRKSGKLTIGVGALPAGFPPLAFTGDDQKTITGSEPDLGRLVAAKLGLRADVQNATWDNLFVGIDSGKYDAGFSNVTVTEQRKEKYDFASYRQDNLAFQVLASSSLRFDGDPSVLAGKTLSVSSGTNQENILLEWQKELRSKGKDFTIKYYPDGNAVRLALDSGKIDAYFGPNPTIAYQNTQSKSTAKPTKTAGTYSGAGSSLQGLIAATTKRDSGIAKPVAAAINELIEDGTYAKWLAAYNLSNEAVKTSEVNPDGLPLDNS from the coding sequence ATGTCCACGATCACCCCCGCCCGCTGGCGCAACCGCGCCGGCTTCCTCGTCCTCGCAGCCGGCGTCGTCGTCGCCCTCGCCGGGTGCTCCGCGGGCGCTTCCGCCGACACGAGCGGCGCACCCGACGGCTCCGTCACCATCGGCGCCGCCTCGAACGGTGCCGCGAAGGAGACGACCCTCGAGGTCACCGAGGACACGAAGCTGCACGACGCGCTCCCTGCCGCCGTCCGGAAGTCCGGCAAGTTGACGATCGGCGTGGGTGCTCTGCCCGCCGGGTTCCCGCCGCTCGCCTTCACCGGCGACGACCAGAAGACCATCACCGGCTCGGAGCCCGACCTCGGACGGCTCGTCGCCGCGAAGCTCGGGCTGCGCGCTGACGTGCAGAACGCCACGTGGGACAACCTGTTCGTCGGCATCGACAGCGGCAAGTACGACGCCGGCTTCTCGAACGTCACGGTCACCGAGCAGCGCAAGGAGAAGTACGACTTCGCCTCGTACCGGCAGGACAACCTGGCGTTCCAGGTGCTGGCGTCGAGCTCGCTGCGCTTCGACGGCGACCCGTCCGTGCTCGCCGGGAAGACCCTGTCCGTCAGTTCCGGCACGAACCAGGAGAACATCCTGCTCGAGTGGCAGAAGGAGCTCCGGTCCAAGGGCAAGGACTTCACGATCAAGTACTACCCGGACGGCAACGCGGTCAGGCTCGCACTCGACTCGGGCAAGATCGACGCCTACTTCGGTCCGAACCCGACGATCGCCTACCAGAACACGCAGAGCAAGAGCACCGCGAAGCCGACGAAGACCGCGGGCACGTACTCCGGCGCCGGCTCCTCGTTGCAGGGGCTCATCGCCGCGACGACGAAGCGGGACAGCGGCATCGCGAAGCCCGTCGCGGCGGCGATCAACGAGCTCATCGAGGACGGCACCTACGCGAAGTGGCTCGCGGCCTACAACCTGTCGAACGAGGCCGTGAAGACGTCCGAGGTGAACCCCGATGGTCTGCCGCTCGACAACAGCTGA
- a CDS encoding amino acid ABC transporter ATP-binding protein, with protein sequence MSAAIAIHGAVKAFGDTVVVDGVDLSLPSGSVTVVLGPSGSGKSTLLRAINHLEPLDRGVVTVGGEPIGVRLRTGRDGVPRWKELPERHILRQRSRIGFVFQHFNLFPHLTALENVAEGPIAAGVPRAVARARAAALLERVGLGDRGDTRPRQLSGGQQQRVAIARALALEPSVVLLDEPTSALDPELVGEVLGVIRGLADTGTTLVIVTHEIAFAREVADHVVFLDHGRVVEQGPPAQVLDHPQHTRTRDFLSRVR encoded by the coding sequence ATGAGCGCCGCCATCGCGATCCACGGGGCCGTCAAGGCGTTCGGCGACACGGTCGTCGTCGACGGCGTCGACCTGTCGCTGCCGTCCGGCAGCGTGACCGTCGTCCTCGGCCCCTCCGGTTCCGGCAAGTCCACGCTGCTCCGGGCGATCAACCACCTCGAGCCGCTCGACCGCGGGGTCGTCACCGTCGGCGGCGAGCCCATCGGCGTCCGACTCCGGACTGGGCGCGACGGGGTCCCCCGCTGGAAGGAGCTTCCCGAGCGGCACATCCTGCGGCAGCGGTCGCGGATCGGCTTCGTGTTCCAGCACTTCAACCTGTTCCCGCACCTGACCGCGCTCGAGAACGTGGCCGAGGGGCCGATCGCCGCCGGAGTCCCCCGTGCCGTGGCCCGCGCCCGCGCGGCGGCCCTGCTCGAGCGCGTCGGACTCGGCGACCGTGGCGACACCCGGCCGCGGCAGCTCTCCGGCGGGCAGCAGCAGCGCGTGGCCATCGCGCGGGCGCTGGCACTCGAGCCGTCGGTGGTCCTGCTCGACGAGCCGACCTCGGCGCTCGACCCGGAGCTCGTCGGCGAGGTGCTCGGGGTCATCCGGGGGTTGGCGGACACGGGCACCACGCTCGTCATCGTCACGCACGAGATCGCCTTCGCCCGCGAGGTCGCCGACCACGTCGTGTTCCTCGACCACGGGCGGGTCGTCGAGCAGGGGCCGCCGGCCCAGGTGCTCGACCACCCGCAGCACACCCGCACGCGCGACTTCCTGTCCCGCGTCCGCTGA
- a CDS encoding amino acid ABC transporter permease: MTDTTRAPQREATSVDDAGRTPEPSRASRPETATIDAAGHAALDRPVVPLRHPLRWIAAALVLVVLLNFVETLFTNEQWGWPAVGKWLFSPAVLTGLQLTLTATALSAVISFAGGVVVAIARLSQNPVLSGLAWGYVWLFRSVPLILVLVFLYNLGSLYPTIGIGIPFGPQFQVPTANVLGDLAIGVIGLSLSEIAYASEIVRAGVLAVDHGQHEAAQALGLPRRRQFVRVILPQALRSIVPAFVNQVVGLLKASSLLFYVSLLDLFGVVQNLSSTYPTDIIPLLVVATIWYLVLTSAVSVVQYYVERWTARGSVRALPPTPWQRVRSVLRGGGTGRGRGRPGGAGRRTQAAVAERAVASGAASTTDERSI; this comes from the coding sequence ATGACCGACACCACCAGGGCCCCGCAGCGGGAGGCGACCAGCGTCGACGACGCGGGCCGGACGCCCGAGCCGAGCCGCGCCTCCAGGCCGGAGACCGCGACCATCGACGCGGCCGGACACGCCGCACTCGACCGCCCCGTCGTGCCGCTGCGCCACCCGCTGCGGTGGATCGCCGCGGCCCTCGTGCTCGTGGTGCTGCTGAACTTCGTCGAGACGCTGTTCACCAACGAGCAGTGGGGCTGGCCCGCCGTCGGCAAGTGGCTGTTCAGCCCCGCCGTCCTGACCGGACTGCAGCTGACGCTGACGGCGACGGCGCTGAGCGCGGTGATCAGCTTCGCCGGCGGTGTGGTCGTCGCGATCGCACGGCTGTCGCAGAACCCGGTGCTGTCCGGGCTCGCGTGGGGGTACGTCTGGCTGTTCCGGTCGGTGCCGCTCATCCTGGTGCTCGTCTTCCTGTACAACCTCGGGTCGCTGTACCCGACCATCGGCATCGGGATCCCCTTCGGGCCGCAGTTCCAGGTGCCGACCGCCAACGTGCTCGGCGACCTGGCGATCGGTGTGATCGGGCTGAGCCTCAGCGAGATCGCCTACGCGTCGGAGATCGTCCGCGCCGGCGTGCTCGCCGTCGACCACGGCCAGCACGAGGCCGCGCAGGCGCTCGGGCTCCCCCGTCGCCGGCAGTTCGTGCGGGTGATCCTGCCGCAGGCGCTGCGGTCGATCGTCCCGGCGTTCGTCAACCAGGTCGTCGGACTGCTGAAGGCCTCGTCGCTGCTGTTCTACGTCTCGCTGCTCGACCTGTTCGGCGTGGTGCAGAACCTGTCGAGCACCTACCCGACGGACATCATCCCGCTGCTCGTCGTCGCCACGATCTGGTACCTCGTGCTCACCAGCGCGGTGTCGGTCGTGCAGTACTACGTCGAGCGCTGGACGGCCCGCGGCTCCGTCCGGGCGCTGCCGCCGACACCGTGGCAGCGGGTGCGGAGCGTGCTGCGGGGCGGCGGCACCGGACGTGGTCGGGGACGGCCTGGAGGCGCGGGTCGCCGCACACAGGCAGCCGTCGCCGAGCGCGCGGTCGCGTCCGGGGCTGCTTCCACCACCGACGAGAGGAGCATCTGA
- a CDS encoding DUF4287 domain-containing protein — translation MTAHRVTAPVPPADGTKVKGPASYFPSIEATYGRPVQEWLDLVADRLDGHQHMEVVGWLKSEHGLGHGHANALVAYVKHALAS, via the coding sequence ATGACAGCGCATCGTGTGACCGCCCCGGTGCCCCCGGCGGACGGCACCAAGGTGAAGGGTCCGGCGTCGTACTTCCCGAGCATCGAGGCGACCTACGGGCGCCCGGTGCAGGAGTGGCTCGACCTGGTCGCGGACCGGCTCGACGGCCACCAGCACATGGAGGTCGTCGGGTGGCTCAAGTCCGAGCACGGCCTCGGGCACGGGCACGCGAACGCCCTGGTCGCCTACGTGAAGCACGCGCTGGCCTCCTGA